The window ccctgagaacttagggagatcctgacTCTAAATGTTAAAAgggtgaggatgtggctcagtggttaagcaccccgggttcagttcctggtacagaaaaagaaaaaagaaaagggaaaaacaggAATCATGTTATCACATCCATCTAACTGGAAAGTTTCAGTGCTGTTTTTTAAACTGTTGCACTTCCTTTAAGAACAAGGAAACacctttttctgttcttcttaacATCTAATTGTAGTTCCACATGGGGGAGTTGCTGGGTTGCTGAGGTTATGTGAGCATGCCACTGGACTCAACCATTTCTCCAAAACTCTCAGCCCAGTCAGTTGCGTAGACCCAAGTAAGGATACTGCTTTACTTGACATTCACATTGAAGATTAACTCTGACTTTAGACTCTAACTTTTGCCTTAGGTATGAGACCTTGACATTATTGAAGGACAAGTAGAAAGTATGAGGAACGACAAGTCCCACCAAAGCATAGTCCTTTCCTGATAGGTAGAGCAGCAAAGGAGAAAACATCACTATAGAGTTTAAGCAGTATTGTTCAGCTACAGAATTCCTGCTGTTGTTGATAAATATTCAACCATTTGGAATAAAAGCTAAGCAGTACTGGCCCCATTTCAGTGCACTGCAAATATCTGTTTCTTGAGGTCTTCATTCATCATTAAGTCCAGTAAATTACTCTGTTTAGATTGTCAACTGGTGTAGAAAAGTTgatcagccaggcacagtggtgaatgcctgtaatcccagcaacctgggagactaaggcaggaatattgaaagttgaaagccagcttcagcaacttagtgaggccctaagcaacttcagaccctgtctaaaacaaaagataaaaaggactcggggatgtgacttagtgataaatcaccccaggttcaatccccagtacccaccccaaataaaaagaaaaagattgatcACCATATTTCACACTAGaaaaccccaaaacccaaacAAGAAATTCAGTTACAGGTCTACAGATGTCCTAAGGTTCCCCCATTTTTTTCACTTGGCAGCTGTCAGTATTATAGCACTCAACCACAGGTCATGCTGTGTGCTGTGCTCATTGTGACCTGCTTTGTTGCTTGTAATAGCACAACGTTGATACTTGAACTAGGTTTAGTCATTAgtaatattcacagaattgtcaTAAAGTTTCTGAAACTTTTCTGGCAATTGTCACATCTGCAAATCATCACTTTAAAATTGAGTTTACAGAATTAATTCTAAGGATACAGCAGAGCACATTTATTAGAGAAATCTTTTAAGCATGTATATATAGTTCATTGTGAGATCATCTGCACctaaagtaaaatgataaaaaatgtattatgttATAAAAGACTATAGAGCAGGAGTTGGCAAACTGCAGCCCATAGACCAAATCCAGTCTGTAATAGTGTGACCTGAAAGGCAGGAATGGCACTTACATAATGAGCATGgtttaaacagaaagaaagaagaatataagACAGAAACTGCATTTTTTGGGGCTCGGGCTCTGGAAGTTTGCCTCCTCTGCTCTGGACCGTCAACAAATGAGCAGTGTGGAATGTGGAGGCACCATAGTACCACCCGACAGTACTTCTCTGCAAGATAATTCTAGTGTGTACTTGTCAGAATGaaaatattccatgcattttCAACTCCACTCACTTCTCTATTAAATGTAATCATAGGTCTTCTGTTTAATATTTACACCATAAAACTATTTCATATCAGTTTTACTAGATTGGCAACAGCCTGCTGCAAAGTGCCTAAGTCTCTGAGAAAAATTACCAAAAGCAAGGttcatgattttgttttctttttaaagggaattCAGCTGGTGTAgtgtggtgacacatacctgtaatcccagcaacttgggaggctgaggcaggaggatcacaagttcaaagtcagcctcagcaacttagcaagactgtgcctcaaaataaaatttaaaaggcctggggatgtgactcaggggtagagtgccctgtgtttaatccccattattacaaaaagattaaaaaataaaggtgattCTATTTTATACTGCAAACTCCAAAAATGCTAGTTGCATTCAGCTTTTGAGTTGACTTCCAGAAAGTTGAGatcttttgaccattttttattcttttttttttttttttaattttctaaaaagaaaagttcaaggtCCTTTCCACAATTAGTCCTGCTTTCTTGTTGGCTCTTCTTTTTAGAGCTAATGTGCATACAAATGAATAAGCAAGTCTATTTTTAAGAACTAAAAACTATTAGTTTCTGTTTAATATATTAATTGGGCATTGTTTACAATCAAccatttccatatttttcatatttctgacaTCACCATGACCAACAGATAACCCATTCAAGTTAATGTTGCCTAGTTTCATATTTGTTAGAGATGTTTGCTCTGCTAGCTgttatttaataaacatattgATTGTATTGAATCTTTACAAAGGAACTAACCATTTCCAGGTAATCTCAGATctgctcattctttttttgttgttttttttttttttcatttgatttgccAATACCATGATCTTTTTTCTAGAAAAGAGtagaataatgtatttttatctaATCTATAATCTAGGCTGTATTTCAGCACTCGTTACCTATTGAAGGTGAAAGTATTAAATGATACTGTTTCAAATAAGACTTCTGGTTATGTTTTATACctggtttatatttaaaatatctataaatttacaaaaagtaCAGTATAGTCATACTGTTCATGCACTGCACAGAGGCACCAACTTGAGGAGAAGGGTCAGTGGGGACTAAAAACTAGCCTGTACTCATCTTGTAAAGATGCATGCTGTGGTAGGTGGCACCTCAAAAAACATACCTTTTGCTAATTCGGTTAAGGGAGCAGTACAGGCCAGCAGTGATCTGTTTGATGGGAAGGACATTCAGTAATTATGCTGGGTCTTTTTGCCATTAGACTCCTGACACTATACTGTAGTACCTTTCTACTTCAAGCCTAAGTTACAAAGCTAAAAGctaacaattttatatttaaacctTTATGAACTACAAATACATAGCGTTCTCAGCTACAGGAGCTCTAGAGTAAACTGCCGATCCTTCCAGCTTCACAGTACAAGGGTGGGTATATCAGGAAGCCACATGTGTCCATGGTTTCCATCTTTGACAATGACCCAAGTTCCATCTACAAGatgtaaaacaaattagaaattctCACAACTTGCCAGTTTGCTAAACCACAGCTTTTCAAATATTAGCTTTCCTAGCCAAGCCTACCGGAATGCGTCGTTTCAGTCACTGCTCACCATATGGTTCATTCTCCAAATAGTCCTTCCTTTGTGTGTCAGGGAGGGGCAGCTTGCCCGATTAACAGATGGGTGCTGACGAGATGTGAACCAGGAACCTTGGCCTGACAGAACACAGAGGTGGATTTACAAAGCAATCTGTGCTTTGTGAAGGTGATAACTGAAAAGGAGTTGGGATATAGGATGGCTCTGAGTTTATCCCTGAACAGTACATACCCTCCTAAAGCTACCCTGCCACACATATATCCTGCATAGAGGCACCCATCATTTGATTTAGAGGTCTCATGAGCTCTTCTGTAGCATAGTCTGGGGTGGCTCCGccctttcttccccattcctcTCACTACTCATCCTCCCTAGTCTTCTGTCATCCAGACACCCTCCCAGGCCCTCCAGGTAAGTGGGAGGAAACTGAAGGATGAACATCAGGAAGTCATCAAGCTGGGAGAATTCCCACCCCTGCCATTTGGACAGCCCTGCCCAGTTAGGCCTAGACCCCTCTACTCCCCTGGACCACTGGTCCACTTCCACTCTGGGGTCCCTGCCTACAGTGTGGGCTGCTACAATGGACTGCTAAAATGGatttcagaaattttcaaaagatcAGGTTAAAACTCCAGGGATGACATTTAAGGCCCTTCTTAGGGTACCTCTAATCTATTGCACATTCACCCCCCAGTGTTTACCCTTTTGACCACGCTACACCTCGAATGTTTCCCAGGTAGATGCGTCCTCTTTCGTCCTCCTCTGCTTCTGCCCAGTGCACCCTCACTGTTTACACCTCTTCTAGTCTGCTGGGGAAACTCCTTCTTACCACTCTCAAATCCCACGTGACACATATTCCTGTGAACCTTTGGAATTCCTCCCTACCCCTTGAAGCTGGTGTGATCTTGTGATACTCTGGCCAACAAAATATGGTaggagtgaccttgggcaagaccTGGAGCCCAGAGTTCACCACCTTGGAACACTGAGACCATTATGCCATGAAGCAACCTAGGATAACAGCATGAGTGGAGCCAGCCATCTAAGCTAAGCCAGCCCAGGGCTCATCACTGGTTGAATAGGGATAGCCACATGAGCAGTCCCAGGTGAGTCCAACACAAGAACCTCCCAGTGAACACACAGAATCTTGAGAAATAATAGACAGTGAGTGGCAAGCCATTGATGTTGTAGGATGCCTTGTTCAGAGCAATAGATACCTGATAGAGTGCAGATCTAATGTGAAGTCTTTCCTGGCTCATTCaggctctctcctccatttctgtCTCTGCGTTTTGTGCATGTTACatgattttataatcattttgtaTCTGGCTCCCATCTCCCAAGACATGGTGAGCCCTTTGAGAATCAGGACTGAATCTTGATTCATCCCCGCGTCCCAAACACTCAAGTCAGGGGATGAACCCTTGACCACTTGCCAAATTCAGAATACTCAGGAgctagggtatagctcagtgataagagcatgcttagcatatgcaaggccctgggtttgatgcccagcacacacacacaaaaaaaaaatcagtatactcAAAAGTCATTAATTGTGTTTAAAAAGTGCTGGGTGCAATGGCgcggatgcctgtaatcccagcagcttgggaggctgaggcaggatagctcaaagtcatcctcagcaacttttGAGTAAGgacctaaagcaacttagtgagaccctgtctctaaataaaatatttaaaagagctgaagatgtggttcaatggttaagtgcccctggattcaatccctggtttaaaaaaaaaaaaaagccctcctCCTATATGAACATTTTATATGCAACCTATTCAACAAAGATTTCAAAGCACATCCTGTATTAACAGAACAGGCCCCACACCCTCCAGAGTGGCTCTCAATCTAGCAGGGAAAACTGATTGACACAGCACATAACTAGAATGTTTCAGTACAGTCATGTCTACATTACTTGGAGAGCATTCAGCAATTGCTGGGTGGAAAGGTCAAGAAGAGTCCCCtagaaaaaaagacttaaatCTAAGCTTAAAGAGCAAGCAGGCACCCAGCAGTTTGGgacgctgagacaggaggatttcgaATTccaagccaatctcagcaaaagtgaggtgctaagcaacacagtgagaccctgactctaaatttaaaaatacaaaataagactggagatatggctcagtggtcatgtgcccctgagttcaatccccagtaccaaaaaaaaaaaaaaaaaaaaaagtaagcaagcAGTCACATTACTGGCAAAGGAAGCTTATGACTGCCCTacctctgaggaggaggaggaaggatggtGTGGATTGGTCAAAGGCGAGAACATTGAACTTAGCCAGTCGTTGGGGTGGAACCCAGTACGTGAGGCAAAGGATCAGCTCCAGTCTGGGGATGGCTTCTGtctatttcttctctctcaaCATGCAAGGTAAGATGGGGACCTGGGTTTCTTCCTTTTGGGAAGGAGgtacatttttccttctccccattccCTTCACCTTAGAGCACCAAGCAAGAACCAGAGGGAGGTCAAGGAGAAAGGAACCAGGACCCAGCACTGCCTGGGCCCAGTGTAGCAGCCGCCAGTGGTTGGGGCTTCACAAGGTTTCTTTGCCTGCCCCATCTACTGTACAAATACTGCCCCGTGAATACCCCAGGGTGGTAGGGTGCTGGTGGGTGGCCCAGGAATTTGTGTTCAGCCATAAGGGCATCAAACCAGTGGAGGGAGTAACCAAAATAgttcccagaaaaagaagagaggaattcTAGGCAGAGTGAATAGCATAACAAAGCATAAAACAGTAACCAGAGTGGGAAACACCTGCAGAGGAGCACCACAAAGGAGCTTTATGCCACACTGTGTGAGACAGCTGGACCTTGACCCGTAACTAAATGATCTGCTTGGCCCCCCGAGCACTCCTGTGTTCGCCAGCTGCTAACATGGCTATGATGCTTATTTCATGTCAAGCACGGGTCTGCACAAATTAATTCATAATCCTGAGACACTGAGCTAAATAACTTGCCTAAGTTCCTCCAGATAGGAGCCTGAAGTTCAAAGGGGCCAAATAAATGGTAGATCTGTCTTCTTCCACCAACTTTGGCACCTGCAAGGAGACAGGATCTGTTGCCCTGGACTTAACCAGGAGGTGGTCTGAAGGAGGTGGTACTGGAGCTGAGTCCCAAGAGACAAGGAAACAGGACCAGCAAAGATTAAGGCGTAGGGCTCCAGGGCATCTGAAGAGTGCTTTGAGAAACAAGTCCAGCAAAAAGGACCCACAGAGGACACCCAACACCGCCCAGCGAGTCTAAGCCATGGGGCTGCACAGCACAGCATCTAAGAACAGAGCTGAGGGAGCCAGCACTGCCCTCAGGAACAGGGCCTGGCCCCACACCTTTTCCTCATTTATATCAAAAGTTGACTGCAATTCAGGTTCCTGAGTCAGGTTTATCAAAGTAAATGCCCATGTCCTTAAAACAAGATTCAGTATTGCATTAAGGCTGAGCTGAGATATATCTGTCTTTCTAGAAATGATTTGGTGTTAGATGGGGTAGGTAGGAGAACAATACCTAATTATTTTTAACTAGTATTTGTAAGGCACTCTTGCACCCACAAAATTAGTATTTCATTGAGAGAAGAGCATTCACTTTCTCaatttttcagaagaggaaactgaaaggAGCTTGGACTCCAAATTctattttcactcatttttttattcctttattcattgAAAGAAATACATATCCCCTGCCCCAAATGTGCCAGGCACAGGACTCTGCACTGAGCACTATAACGGTAACAGACATAGCTCATCTCGACCCTCTTCTCTTGGTGCACCAAACTCTGAAGCAGGACTTCAGTGTGTGAAGAACCATAGAAACCTACAGCTAGCATTTCTAGTTGCGGCTCACTGATGACACTGACCTATCCAGAAGGATCTCTCACTTGTCTTGGACCAGAGATGAGAAGGCACTGAGTAGGCAAGGGCTCCAGATAGTCAGTCCAGGCAGGTGAAGAGCAAGAAAAAGCTTCAGGGTCAGAAGGGGCTTGGTAACTACAGGCTTCAACTTGGCTGATGGTCAGGGCACATGGCACCCAGGGAAGCTGGGGAAAGGAGTGTGAGGAATGGTACAAACATCTGTACTGTTCAGCGACCACTGGGCAGCAGCAGGGGGTTAGGCTGAAGGGAGAAAGTGGGAGGAAAGACCATGCAGGAGGCTATGTCACTGCAGCAAGAGATGCTGGCATGCATTGGCTTGTTGATGGGGGAATGGAAAGATGTAGTTAATGAAATACTTACAAGTTAGAAATGACTGGGCTTGGTGCAGAGATGAGGGAAAGGGGAGAGTCCATCGAGGCTTTCCACTTGAACAACACAGTGAAGGGGATCATGCTGAACAGAGGTGAAATGCTTCTCTAAGACAGCCCTGAAGACCTCCCAGTACTAAAGGTCACTAGACAGGGAACTGAGGAAAGGGACCTGAGACATGatcaaagaggaaggaggaaagtcCAGAGAGTGTGAAGTCTGAAACTGAGGAGTGTGTTTTAAGAAGGGGgtggcagagagggaggaggaaagggaaaggggaggtactggggaacaaaattgaccaaattatattattctattgtgtccatgtacaaatatgtaacaattccACAATTATTGCATAATTGCAATGCTGTAGtaaaaaggaggggaaaaggaagtgGCAATGTCCCATGCATGGCAGAACTCCATCTGAGAGTTCAACAGGACATAATTAAAAACAGGACAGACTGCTATGATCTGGGATTTGTCCTGGGAGGTCTTCAGGAAGACCCCACCCTGGCACACTGAGCAGGCTACCTGCAGAACAGGCCCTGACCTCACAAGTTTAGAAGACAGCAAATAATACCCTaagtagaaacagaaacaagTGGGACTGGAGGCTGACCAAAGGTCAGAATATTGGTGTCATCCAGTGGCCACTTCATAATCACTTAATGCTCACAATAGCCCTACGGGGTGGGAATTTACTCACTCTGTGTTATAAATGAGAACACCTGACCCAGAGATCTGAATGCCTTGTTCTGATGATGCAGTTCCAAGTTGGGAAGACTGAATTCTGTCTAATTCAGTGCGGTGGCCTTGTGCTTTCTTGACTGGCCCCAACACGGGAAATAGATTAAAGATCCAGGCTGGACAGGGAATGGGAGGAGGGAATAAACATGAGAGGTGCAGGATGCAGAATCAACACGATGTGGAGATTGAATGTAAGctgaggagggcagaggagacAGTCAGGGCTTCTGGTTGAAGCAGTGAGGTACCATTGACTGAGGATACAGATTCACAGCTGTAAGATGGAGACTGACTTTGGATATGATGAGTCTGCTGGGCCTGGATGACTTTCAGGGTGAATCCAGGCAATGAGATACACAGAGCTGAAGGTCAGAAGAAAGCTCTGGACTGTCAGAGATCCGAGATACCTCAGTGCAATATTGAATTTTGGCTCCTTTTTATATCTTAGGAGGAGAGTTTAGAAAGGGCtctgcacgcctgtaatcccagcaacccaggaggtcaaagcagaggatcccaagttcaagatctggatttcaaaataaaaactaaaaataaacaatacttCTTTAAAAGGACCAGGaatgtaactctgtggtaaagctcccctgagttcaattcccagtaccaaaagaaaaatgaaagggctggggacttgtGCTGGGAGAAACACAGCGGAGAGTGGCATCCCAGGTAATGAGGAAGACTCGCCGCTCATCTCTGATTTGGTATCCCCACAGATGGCTTTTCCCTGCAGAAGATCCATGAATCCCAAGACTCTGGCCTTCCTTCTGGTGGGTGTGAGTTTCTTGGCACTGCGCATGTGGCTCCTCCAAGTCCCAAGGTCCCAGCAGGAACAGAAGGGGAAGGGCCCGACGGACCGTCTCCACACTCCCAGGGCTGCGGCACAGCCCCCTACGCTCCACCCGGGGCTCCCGTGCGTGGCCAATGCCTCAGCGAACAGCACAGCTGACTTCCAGCAGCTGCCGGCGAGGATCCAAGACTTCCTGCGGTACCGCCACTGCCGCCACTTCCCACTCCTCTGGGACGCGCCGGCCAAGTGTGCCGGCAGCCGCGGGGTCTTCCTGCTCCTGGTGGTGAAGTCGTCACCTGCCAACTATGAGCGGCGCGAGGTCATCCGTCGCACGTGGGGACAGGAGCGCAGCTACAGAGCGCGGCGAGTGCGCCGCCTCTTCCTGCTGGGCACCCCAGCGCCGGAGGAGGCCGCGCAGGCGCCGCAGCTCGCGGAGCTTGTGGGCCTGGAGGCGCGCGAGCACGGCGACGTGCTGCAGTGGGCCTTCACTGACACCTTCCTCAACCTCACGCTCAAGCACGTGCACCTGCTCGACTGGCTGGTGGCGCGCTGCCCACTTGCCCGCTTCCTGCTCAGCTGCGACGACGACGTCTTTGTGCACACACCCAACCTGCTTAGCTTTCTAGAGACGCAGTCGCCGGACCGCCACCTCTTCGTCGGGCAGCTCATGGACGGGTCGGTGCCCATCCGCGACAGCTGGAGCAAGTACTTTGTGCCCCCGCAGCTCTTCCCAGGGAAGGCCTACCCATTGTACTGCAGTGGCGGCGGCTTCCTCCTGTCGCGCCACACGGCCCGGGCCCTGCGCACCGCCGCACGCCACACCCCTCTCTTCCCGATAGACGACGCCTACATGGGCATGTGCCTGCAGCGCGCAGGTCTACAGCCTAGCGGACACGAGGGCATCCGGCCCTTTGGCGTGCAGCTGCCGGGCGCCCATAAGCTCTCCTTCGACCCCTGCATGTACCGCGAGCTGCTGCTAGTGCACCGCTTCGTGCCCTACGAGATGCTGCTCATGTGGAAGGCACTGCACAACCCCGCGCTGAGCTGTGGCCGGGTACACAGGGTTTCCTGAGGTGGAACAGGCTGCACTGTGCCACCAAGGCCTGCACTTGTGTGATGAGAACGCATCTTCCCTGCTCATACATTCTGTCCTGTCCCGCTGAATCTGAATCCCAACTTCACATTGAAATCACGCGGGGGAGGGGTCTGGAAAATACGGCATCCTGGAATATTTTCCTGGCCCCATCTTCAGGGCTTCTGATCTGATTGGTCTGTAGTGGC of the Sciurus carolinensis chromosome 11, mSciCar1.2, whole genome shotgun sequence genome contains:
- the B3gnt6 gene encoding acetylgalactosaminyl-O-glycosyl-glycoprotein beta-1,3-N-acetylglucosaminyltransferase, whose protein sequence is MAFPCRRSMNPKTLAFLLVGVSFLALRMWLLQVPRSQQEQKGKGPTDRLHTPRAAAQPPTLHPGLPCVANASANSTADFQQLPARIQDFLRYRHCRHFPLLWDAPAKCAGSRGVFLLLVVKSSPANYERREVIRRTWGQERSYRARRVRRLFLLGTPAPEEAAQAPQLAELVGLEAREHGDVLQWAFTDTFLNLTLKHVHLLDWLVARCPLARFLLSCDDDVFVHTPNLLSFLETQSPDRHLFVGQLMDGSVPIRDSWSKYFVPPQLFPGKAYPLYCSGGGFLLSRHTARALRTAARHTPLFPIDDAYMGMCLQRAGLQPSGHEGIRPFGVQLPGAHKLSFDPCMYRELLLVHRFVPYEMLLMWKALHNPALSCGRVHRVS